A stretch of the Streptococcus himalayensis genome encodes the following:
- a CDS encoding IS1182 family transposase — protein MFHKENPDYNRRQVGFYTLEELVPKDHFLRQLEETVDFSVIYDLVEDSYSSDKGRPSLDPVMLVKIPLIQCFYGIRSMRQTIKDIEVNVAYRWFLGLSLDDKVPHFTTYGKNYSRRFAETEVITRIFEHVLNLCLTAGLVDTDEIFIDGTHIKAAANNHKYRRQEVEAQAKWMSEQLEKEIAQDRVTHEKKPLKPAAKGEANTKKMSTTDPDSGWFHKGEHKEVFAYAAQVACDKHGWALAYTVEAGNVHDSQAFPAFAKLEPFHPNYIIADSGYKTPSIAKCLLDQHITPVFPYTRPRGKKGMLRPNDFIYDEHYDVYLCPENQVLSYSTTNRSGYREYKSDPKTCATCPLLKSCTESKTKQKLVTRHIWKGYMEICEEIRHQRGMKERYQHRKETIERLFGTAKEYHNLRYTREIGKPKMRDKVGLTLACLNLKKLVKMRAGRPFYVALIYSFRLLFSKITQQTKRQTSLRASLSSV, from the coding sequence ATGTTTCACAAAGAAAATCCCGATTATAACCGTCGTCAAGTAGGCTTCTATACGCTTGAAGAGTTAGTTCCAAAGGACCACTTTCTGCGTCAGTTGGAGGAAACTGTCGACTTTTCTGTCATCTATGACTTGGTGGAGGATAGTTATTCCTCAGACAAGGGTCGTCCTAGCCTTGACCCTGTTATGCTGGTCAAAATCCCTCTGATTCAGTGCTTCTATGGCATTCGCTCCATGCGTCAGACCATCAAGGACATTGAGGTCAATGTTGCCTATCGTTGGTTTCTGGGCTTGAGTCTGGACGATAAGGTGCCTCATTTTACCACATACGGTAAAAACTACAGCCGTCGTTTCGCTGAAACAGAAGTGATCACGCGTATCTTCGAACATGTCCTCAATCTCTGTTTGACTGCTGGATTAGTGGATACAGATGAGATTTTCATCGACGGAACGCACATCAAAGCAGCTGCCAACAACCATAAATACAGACGACAAGAGGTCGAGGCTCAAGCTAAATGGATGAGTGAACAACTCGAAAAAGAAATCGCACAAGATCGGGTAACACATGAAAAAAAGCCCTTAAAGCCCGCCGCAAAAGGCGAGGCTAACACTAAAAAGATGTCCACGACTGACCCTGATAGTGGTTGGTTTCATAAGGGGGAGCATAAGGAGGTTTTCGCTTATGCAGCACAGGTGGCTTGCGACAAACACGGTTGGGCATTAGCCTATACTGTTGAAGCAGGCAATGTCCATGATAGTCAAGCTTTCCCTGCTTTCGCAAAGCTAGAACCGTTTCACCCCAACTATATCATCGCTGACTCTGGTTATAAAACTCCCAGTATTGCCAAATGTCTACTGGATCAGCATATCACACCTGTCTTTCCCTACACCAGACCTCGTGGCAAGAAGGGCATGTTACGACCGAATGATTTCATTTATGACGAGCATTATGACGTCTACCTCTGCCCTGAAAACCAAGTCTTGTCTTACAGCACTACCAACCGTTCTGGCTATCGAGAATACAAGAGTGACCCTAAGACTTGTGCAACCTGTCCACTCCTAAAGAGTTGTACTGAAAGTAAGACCAAGCAGAAGCTAGTCACCAGACATATCTGGAAAGGTTACATGGAGATTTGTGAAGAGATTCGCCACCAAAGAGGGATGAAAGAGCGATATCAGCACCGAAAGGAGACGATAGAGCGACTCTTTGGGACGGCTAAAGAATACCATAATCTCCGCTATACAAGAGAAATTGGTAAGCCCAAAATGCGAGATAAAGTTGGGCTGACTTTGGCGTGCCTTAATCTCAAAAAACTGGTGAAAATGAGGGCAGGAAGGCCTTTTTATGTTGCCCTAATCTACTCTTTTAGACTACTTTTTTCAAAAATAACACAGCAAACAAAAAGACAAACTAGTTTAAGGGCTAGTTTGTCTTCAGTCTGA